Proteins co-encoded in one Pseudomonas beijingensis genomic window:
- a CDS encoding alpha/beta hydrolase translates to MSLHPELNAFLDLAEESQADGPGPFHLSTPAQAREAFERTTGQLRWNAPTDVQCAVHAFTARDGAPLTLRLYRPATAAAQALPVLVYFHGGGYVVGSLDSHDGVCREFCARTPCAVLSVGYRLAPEHTFPTPLNDGADALDWLARQARAEGLDLSRVAFGGDSVGATLATVLALQAAREPASLAIQPCFQLLCYPVTDASTSSPSTELFGEGYLLESETLEWFYRHYANEPTDRLDWRFSPLLAPGYPGMAPALIALAGHDPLLDEGRAYAQRLREQGVSVELIEYTGLIHDYLRLQSVVPEIDEVYAQLSQALRTALTA, encoded by the coding sequence ATGTCCCTGCATCCAGAACTCAACGCCTTTCTCGACCTGGCCGAAGAAAGCCAGGCCGACGGTCCCGGGCCGTTTCACCTGTCGACGCCGGCCCAGGCCCGTGAGGCGTTCGAGCGCACCACCGGGCAATTGCGCTGGAACGCTCCGACGGATGTGCAGTGCGCCGTTCACGCATTCACCGCCCGTGACGGCGCGCCGCTGACGCTGCGTCTGTACCGTCCGGCGACGGCTGCGGCACAGGCACTGCCAGTGCTGGTGTACTTTCACGGCGGCGGCTATGTGGTCGGCAGCCTGGACTCCCACGATGGTGTCTGCCGCGAATTCTGCGCCCGGACACCGTGCGCGGTGTTGTCGGTGGGCTATCGCCTGGCCCCGGAGCACACCTTCCCGACCCCGCTGAACGACGGCGCCGATGCCCTCGACTGGCTGGCCCGGCAGGCCCGCGCCGAAGGCCTGGACCTCAGCCGTGTGGCGTTCGGTGGCGACAGCGTCGGCGCGACGCTGGCAACCGTGCTTGCGCTGCAAGCCGCCCGGGAACCCGCTTCCCTGGCGATCCAGCCGTGCTTTCAATTGCTCTGCTACCCGGTGACCGATGCGTCCACCAGCAGCCCATCCACCGAGCTGTTCGGCGAGGGGTATCTGCTGGAGAGCGAAACCCTCGAGTGGTTCTACCGGCACTACGCCAATGAGCCCACCGATCGTCTGGACTGGCGTTTCTCGCCGTTGCTGGCGCCCGGTTACCCAGGCATGGCCCCGGCCCTGATCGCCCTGGCCGGCCATGACCCGCTGCTCGACGAAGGCCGCGCCTACGCCCAGCGTTTGCGAGAGCAGGGGGTGAGCGTGGAGCTGATCGAATACACCGGCCTGATCCACGACTACCTGCGCTTGCAGAGCGTGGTGCCGGAGATTGACGAAGTGTACGCGCAATTGAGCCAAGCCTTGCGGACTGCACTCACTGCCTGA